One Paenarthrobacter aurescens TC1 DNA window includes the following coding sequences:
- a CDS encoding domain of unknown function (306) (identified by match to protein family HMM PF03724), which translates to MAQTRIFRTVSLAFVAAALLAGCAGSGTSPFVGVWGDTSDTKQPSLDLKSDGSVSGTDGCNRLMGSWTEDGKTIAFGGFASTRMACEGVDTWLSNAATAKIQEDGKLAVFGQGGAQIGTLAGK; encoded by the coding sequence ATGGCGCAGACTCGCATTTTCCGCACTGTTTCCCTGGCGTTCGTTGCGGCAGCCCTTCTGGCCGGCTGCGCGGGAAGCGGCACCAGTCCTTTCGTCGGTGTGTGGGGTGACACCAGCGACACCAAGCAACCCTCCCTTGACCTAAAGTCAGATGGCAGTGTGTCTGGAACCGACGGCTGCAACAGGCTCATGGGGTCCTGGACAGAGGACGGGAAAACTATCGCGTTCGGAGGTTTCGCGTCCACCCGGATGGCCTGCGAGGGTGTTGACACGTGGCTTTCCAATGCCGCCACAGCAAAGATCCAGGAAGACGGAAAGCTGGCGGTGTTCGGTCAAGGGGGAGCCCAGATCGGCACGCTCGCGGGCAAATAG
- a CDS encoding putative glutaminase (identified by match to protein family HMM PF04960), whose product MVNSNVEGVEQSVSTGTLPGWEQVDSLVAASHDRNRGCKDGAVADYIPVLAQADPELFGVCVVEVDGGVHVTGDADVEFSIQSISKAFVYALVCEEFGHAAMADLVGVNNTGLAFNSVIAIELNDGHPMNPMVNAGALATTALMPGSAPDKQWDAIHSGLSAFAGRDLVLDEVVYRSEAVTNTRNRAIARLLESYGRIGRDPLEVVDVYTKQCSLRVSARDLAIMGATLADGGVNPVTGKRVVSAEVCRDTLAVLAANGLYERSGEWLFEIGLPGKSGVSGGLLTVSPGKAGIGAFSPRLDPAGNSVRGQQATAYLSRVLGLNIFASQAYAPNESRGY is encoded by the coding sequence GTGGTGAATTCAAATGTTGAGGGCGTGGAACAGTCAGTTTCCACGGGAACACTGCCGGGCTGGGAGCAGGTTGATTCGCTGGTAGCCGCCTCTCATGACCGGAATCGTGGGTGCAAGGACGGTGCGGTTGCGGATTACATTCCTGTCTTGGCCCAAGCCGATCCTGAACTCTTCGGCGTTTGTGTGGTGGAAGTGGACGGTGGAGTGCATGTGACCGGCGATGCCGACGTGGAGTTTTCCATTCAGTCCATCTCCAAGGCCTTCGTGTATGCCTTGGTCTGCGAGGAATTCGGGCATGCGGCCATGGCTGACCTAGTGGGGGTGAACAACACCGGCCTCGCGTTCAACTCCGTGATTGCCATCGAGCTCAATGACGGGCACCCCATGAACCCCATGGTGAATGCCGGTGCGCTGGCCACCACGGCCCTGATGCCCGGGAGTGCGCCTGACAAGCAGTGGGACGCCATACACTCAGGACTATCCGCTTTCGCAGGCCGGGATCTGGTACTGGATGAGGTGGTCTACCGGTCCGAGGCTGTCACCAACACCCGCAACCGCGCCATTGCTCGGCTCTTGGAAAGCTACGGCAGGATCGGGCGCGACCCGCTGGAAGTGGTGGACGTCTACACCAAGCAATGCTCACTGCGGGTCAGCGCCCGCGATCTGGCCATCATGGGCGCCACACTTGCCGATGGCGGGGTCAACCCGGTCACTGGCAAGCGCGTGGTTTCAGCCGAAGTATGCCGGGACACCCTCGCGGTTCTTGCGGCCAACGGGCTGTATGAAAGGTCAGGGGAATGGCTGTTTGAGATCGGGCTCCCAGGTAAGTCCGGAGTGTCCGGCGGACTGCTCACGGTCTCGCCCGGCAAAGCCGGAATCGGAGCCTTTTCACCACGGCTCGATCCCGCGGGGAACAGCGTCCGCGGCCAACAGGCCACCGCGTATCTCTCCCGCGTCCTGGGCTTGAATATCTTCGCGTCCCAAGCGTACGCACCGAACGAAAGCCGCGGTTATTGA
- a CDS encoding hypothetical protein (identified by Glimmer2; putative), with protein sequence MAAGTKDDPWQLTTPPGSSDYTMYKDEAADPPAIVCQVGSTKLLYQLRAIEDLHAWLLEQGDWVPLGAADEGKDAAPGTVEAWGRSEDNPVGGWYGLRKGYRGRFGMYMPPLLEALGLAELTHEKRNNTMRAIAK encoded by the coding sequence ATGGCCGCTGGTACCAAAGATGATCCCTGGCAGCTCACAACTCCCCCAGGATCGTCCGACTACACCATGTACAAGGACGAAGCCGCGGATCCCCCGGCGATTGTTTGCCAAGTGGGATCCACCAAACTTCTGTACCAACTACGTGCCATTGAGGACCTGCACGCATGGCTGCTGGAGCAGGGTGATTGGGTTCCCCTCGGTGCCGCCGATGAAGGCAAGGATGCTGCCCCGGGAACAGTAGAGGCGTGGGGCCGGAGCGAGGACAACCCCGTGGGCGGTTGGTACGGACTCCGCAAGGGCTACCGGGGCCGGTTTGGAATGTACATGCCGCCGCTGCTCGAAGCCCTCGGCCTGGCTGAGCTCACCCACGAGAAGCGGAACAACACCATGCGGGCTATCGCCAAGTAG
- a CDS encoding putative transmembrane efflux protein (MFS) (identified by match to protein family HMM PF05977; match to protein family HMM PF07690): MASLRALRPFAHREFRVLISALSISIFGSGMWAVAMVYEVIHLGGGPLELSLVATAASIGLVGFVLAGGIAADRFPQRLLIIAVEGANLAVIATITALAMFNVLQLWHLAIGAFVLGVGQAFFFPAYSAMLPRILPADDLLAANGLEGTVRPVLQQAAGPALAGILVAVLSPAHAVAGVAVCHLLAFGIVNLLSRQPPDDPGLADTGPDNAVTGAPASRKSSLFKDLREGFSYTIRTPWLLWTLIWACLSVLFLIGPIEVLLPFVVRDQLGGDSRTFGFLLAVMGVGSAAAALATATVRLPRRYLTVMVVTWGLGSLPVAAIGFMDNFWVLGAAMLIFGATEGVGMVIWGTLLQRRVPRHLLGRISSLDFFVSLALMPVSMALAGPVAEVVPIWVIFFVAGLVCPIMAFVALFAARMMSDEIENPLTSTTMASESADTQPDSV, translated from the coding sequence ATGGCCTCGTTGAGAGCGCTGCGGCCCTTTGCACACCGCGAATTCCGGGTGCTGATTTCTGCGCTGTCCATCTCCATCTTTGGATCCGGCATGTGGGCAGTGGCGATGGTCTATGAGGTGATCCACCTTGGTGGCGGCCCGCTGGAACTGTCCTTGGTTGCCACCGCGGCCAGCATCGGACTGGTGGGCTTTGTGCTGGCGGGCGGCATCGCGGCCGACCGTTTCCCGCAAAGGCTCCTGATCATCGCAGTGGAGGGCGCCAACCTGGCAGTCATCGCCACCATCACGGCACTTGCCATGTTCAATGTCCTTCAACTGTGGCATCTGGCCATCGGCGCGTTCGTTCTAGGTGTGGGCCAGGCGTTCTTCTTCCCCGCCTACTCGGCCATGCTTCCGCGCATCCTCCCTGCCGACGATCTTCTGGCCGCTAATGGCCTGGAAGGAACCGTGCGGCCGGTATTGCAGCAGGCGGCCGGTCCGGCTCTCGCGGGGATCTTGGTGGCGGTGCTGTCCCCGGCCCATGCCGTGGCTGGTGTGGCTGTGTGTCATTTGCTGGCGTTCGGGATCGTGAACCTCCTGAGCCGTCAACCGCCTGATGATCCCGGCTTGGCTGACACTGGTCCGGACAATGCTGTTACGGGCGCTCCGGCCTCGCGCAAGTCCTCCCTCTTTAAGGATCTCCGGGAGGGATTCAGCTACACCATCCGCACACCTTGGCTTCTTTGGACCCTGATTTGGGCGTGCCTGTCCGTGCTGTTCCTGATCGGACCCATCGAGGTCCTGCTGCCGTTCGTTGTCCGCGATCAGTTGGGTGGCGATTCCAGGACGTTCGGTTTTCTGCTGGCTGTCATGGGGGTGGGAAGTGCCGCCGCTGCGCTGGCCACTGCAACGGTCCGCCTCCCCCGGCGCTACCTGACGGTGATGGTGGTGACGTGGGGACTGGGCAGCCTGCCGGTAGCTGCGATCGGATTCATGGACAACTTTTGGGTGCTCGGTGCCGCCATGCTGATCTTCGGTGCCACCGAAGGAGTGGGCATGGTGATCTGGGGGACGCTGCTGCAACGGCGAGTGCCACGGCATTTGCTGGGCCGCATATCGAGCCTGGACTTCTTCGTTTCGCTGGCCCTGATGCCGGTATCCATGGCACTCGCCGGACCTGTTGCCGAGGTGGTTCCCATCTGGGTCATCTTCTTCGTCGCCGGTTTGGTGTGTCCCATCATGGCTTTTGTGGCTCTCTTTGCGGCCCGGATGATGAGCGATGAGATCGAGAACCCCTTGACCTCCACCACCATGGCTTCAGAATCTGCAGACACACAACCTGACTCTGTGTAG